AAGTGAAGCCCATTTCCTTCATCATTTTTGGGTCCAGGATATTCCGTCCGTCCACTATGGCCGGCACTTTAAGCAGTGATTTGATCTTGTTCATATCCATTTTTTTGAACTCGTCCCATTCGGTGACTATGGCCAGGCAGTCGGAATCCCTGGCCACATCGTAAGGGTTGTCGCAGTACTGGACGTCCTTTAAGACCTGCCGGGCCCGGTCCATGGACACCGGATCGTAGACCTTGACCCTGGCTCCGTCCCTCTGCAGGGCTTCGATGATCTCGATGGACGGTGCGAAGCGCATGTCATCGGTGTTGGGCTTAAAGGCCAGCCCCAGGATGCCGATGGTCTTGCCCGAGATGTTCCACACCGTCTCTTCTATCTTTTTGACGAAGTTCATCTTCTGCTGGTCGTTGATCCCTTCGACCTCCTTCAGCAGTTTGAAATCGTAGCCCAGTTTTTCCGAGATCCGGATGAAAGCCTGGAGGTCCTTGGGAAAACAGAAACCTCCGAAGCCTATGCCGGCGTTCAGAAACGACCGGCCGATCCGCTTGTCCAGACCCATGCCGTAGGCCACCTGTTCCACGTTGGCCCCCGATTTTTCGCAGATCACCGAGACCGCGTTGATGAAGGAGATCTTCATGGCCAGGAACGAATTGGAGGCGTGTTTGATCAGCTCAGAGCTTTGGATGTCGGTGGCCACGATGGGGCAGCCCAGGGGGCTGTAAAGTTCCATCAACATTTTCCTGGCCCGCTCGGAATCGGTGCCGAACACCACCCGGTCGGGCTTCAAGGAATCTTCGATAGCCGTGCCCTCCCTCAGGAATTCCGGATTGGAGGCCACGTCAAATTCCACTTTGTTGACGTTGTTCT
This sequence is a window from bacterium. Protein-coding genes within it:
- a CDS encoding UDP-glucose/GDP-mannose dehydrogenase family protein: MKLAVVGTGYVGLVSGVCFAEWGHQVICVDNDASKIEMLKKGQIPIYEPGLKELMDKNLARLSFTTSIEEATDQSDIIFIAVGTPPRPNGEADLSAVETVAATVARRMKSYKLVVEKSTVPVQTGDQVKRTMAQNNVNKVEFDVASNPEFLREGTAIEDSLKPDRVVFGTDSERARKMLMELYSPLGCPIVATDIQSSELIKHASNSFLAMKISFINAVSVICEKSGANVEQVAYGMGLDKRIGRSFLNAGIGFGGFCFPKDLQAFIRISEKLGYDFKLLKEVEGINDQQKMNFVKKIEETVWNISGKTIGILGLAFKPNTDDMRFAPSIEIIEALQRDGARVKVYDPVSMDRARQVLKDVQYCDNPYDVARDSDCLAIVTEWDEFKKMDMNKIKSLLKVPAIVDGRNILDPKMMKEMGFT